The segment AACCTGGACTACCTAACAAATATAATTAAACAAAAAGTATGTCTTACTAGATTTTACCCTGTGTTTTCCCTAATTTCCATTTACAAAATAGATGatcccaagggaaaaaaaaaggcattttaggTAGCCATCTTCATtgacattagaaaaaaaaaatcagtaaagcAGTAAACATATTTAAGAATAAGTTGTTTTTACCACATGGTAATAAATATACAGCACACATACATGAGGAGTTATGAGCAAAGAGAACAAAATTTTCCACTCCATTCCAAAAGAGCAATATGAAACTTCACAGTATTTTCTGTAGTAACTGTTTCTGTAATCAGTTTAGTCCTGTAAACACTGGGCAGCCCTATTACTTGATCACATTGCTTCTGTAATTTCAAGAATATATGGAACAAAATATTCAGTGAAATTTATATAAAGATAAGTAAGTTCTGCCTGATTAGCTTATTTTATGTTATTAACACTCAATTATCCCTTTAAATGTGAAGGGGCAAGTATAGTACCAGCAATATTTGTGACTAACtcttaaaatgaaaagaaaaaaaacatccaCAAAACTTCAAAGTGCATCCCACTTAAATTCCCAATTCCTCTGCTTTACAGAACAATCTTAGCCTTTATCAGCCCAAAACAACACAGGTCACACTGAATTAACACCAGGACAAACACTGACTGAACTAATCTCAACTCAACACTTGgcagtattttttttgttaagcCTTTTGGTCTACACAAATCAGTTGATTTTGTCAAAGTCCAGAACAACGTAAATGAGTAACTCAAGACACTTCTTTATTTTTGAACTGCAACTAAAATGCCTGTGCTTAATAAATCCTGGCCTCTGTCTGAAACGGAATTAGTGTTAGTGCTTTCTTTTCAGAAGGTGTTTTATAGGTCATCTCTTTCCTAAATAACAGTTTACAAACACTTTCAATGGTTTCTCTTCACcaccttttaattttttctagcttgtttttaatataaatatactAAAATTTCATTCTTATTTTTTACCATGGATTAAGTTTCATATTCTAACACTGTTTACaaattaaaacagattttttaaagaaaaagtttaATTAAGTCCTTTGAATCAAACACGTACAGAGATTTTACTCTATCAACGTACAAAGGTTGTATTTCCCACTTTTTAAAGACAGTATTTCAAGAAAAAACTTGGAATGCTATCTAACAATTACTTCAATAGCTGACAGGAATTTTAGGAAATATAATCTCAAATCTTATttcaaaaaatcaaaacacaaagGTCATAAATCCAGCAAACTGATCCAGACATAGTTCTGGTGCAAGTCCTGCCTGCCAGCATCAGGTGGTAACTAATTATTAGTTTCAGACTAGAGGAACTCTTCATGCTGACACTTCAGCTGCCTGCATTTCAAAAATGCTTTGCTGAGGTGGACTCTTGCCTTTGGACAAGCACTGAGGAGTTAAACCCTTCTTGTATATCAGGCCTCTGAGTTCAGAGCATCCAAACTCTTCTCACTTCAATAAACTTAAATCCCTCGTTCTCCCCCTCATCATAATTCTTTTGCAAGaatctctttcattttttttactaGACAACTTAATGTCCATAAAATACAGAACTTTTCAGCCTGAAGTAAGAGGTTAAAAAGGCCATTAAAATTATCTAAGTCCCccctttttctgcttctcatgTGCCTCTCTAGCTTTGTTTTTCAAGTCCTGATTCCTTTCTAATAAGCAGCACtccaaaaggagaaaaaaaattaccacaGACTTAATCCCAAATCTCAAGCAGCCAACAATACCAACCATAAAAGTAACCCTACCTCTGAGGGGTGTTTTTTAAGAATGTATGAAGAAGATCACTCAACAGGTggggacaggagcagcagaTCTCAGGAGGATCAGGAAGCAATCATCTGAGAGACCAAAGGcagctaaagaaaacaaaagaaagagcagAAGCTTTCTCCCACCACCTttgaaaagagaggaaaacagaTGAGAGGGAAGCAATAAGCAGGGAGATTTCCTGCTGTAACATGATCTTTGTGTAGGAGAAGTCAAGGAAGGACTCAGCTGTCTCAGGAGCAATTAGAAGAAGCAGGAATTACAACAGGAGCAGATTTGACTGCAGGTATGAGACTGGACTGTTTGAACTGTCTAAAAGCAGGGCACTTTCCAAGGGCTGCAACAGGACTTCTCATCCAGCATCAAAAATGCTCTGTAAGCTGCATCTCTAAAGCACCACGAGAATAATGATAATCCAGTATGACTGAAAAACCTGAAAGGTGTCATTTCAAACCATGGACAAAAACTTATGTACTACTCCTAGGAGAAGGAAAGGCTGCTATGTTATTGCCCTTAAGAAAAAGCACACACTGAAATAGTGAGGTTCAGgcagcataaaaataattttgctgcaGAAACACAGGATCTCTCTGGAAAGATAAGAGAggcatttgggaaaaaaaaagttaaaaattagaAGCCAGTCAATTTGGCATTGGATTTGCATAAAAAGATTCAAACTCCTGTTTTTAAATGGCAGATATTAATTGTTAAAAGATGAAATATTGAAAGGTCAGTCAATCAGACACCACTGTTAACTACAATCTTTATACTGGGTCATGTCTCTGTGATAAAAGTGAGGAAATATTTCAGAGCTCACTGTCAGATAAATCCTTTTCACTTACCAGTCTGAGTGCACATACTGAGCAGAAGAAACACAGAGTAAGAAGCAAGGCTGGCAACAATCAGCAGCAAGatactaaaaaaaccaaaatattcacAATTAAGCACTTTTACAGTACAATGCACTTTCGAGCTTTAAGAATGCTACTCTTGCAAGAATTAAGCTACAAGATTTCCTCATTTTATGGCTTTTATCTGCTGACCGTGGCTCACATGGTCTCTGATCTTCCCAATACTTGCCAAGTTGCCCTGATGTGTGGGATTACAGAATGGCCATAGGCATGGGAgtttgtgtgtgcacacacacacaaacaccccCCAGTGAAGAGAAACCAATGCTTAGGAAATGGTCAAAGTGACAATTCCCGTGACTTTGGCCCCGTTACCCACAGGTCAGCACTTGCAACAAGCACAAGTGCAAACAAAAGCACGAGTTGATTCCCAGTTTTCAGCCACATATCCACCCTACTCCATTGCTGGAGCTAAAGGAGGTCACagttttgaaaggaaaatatcaATCTCTCAGGAGTAATGGCCAAGAAATTGCCACCCTGTGGCAATTTAATGCAACATCTGGGTAGGACTTACATTAAGTCAGACCTCAATGACTAAATCAAAAAGGGGAAGATCTTAATCAACAATTCTGAAAGGCACAAgctatttatttcttcctcagATTTGCAAAGGAGTCTTAGTAATGAAGCTTTGTTCAATTTAAACATACAAGGGGAGTTTAAAAATGAGTATATGTAGAAACTGAAAACTTACCTAAACCCCAAGATCCCTGTGTTGGCCATGGCATAGGATAAGCCAAGTATCCCACTGCCCATGATTGCATTCATTAAGTTAAACACTGAGAAAGCAAAGGAAGAACCATGACTTGAAGAACTCTgtgaaaagaacagaaagaaaaaaaaagtacagttAGCGAAAGAGGCCTTTTGATCTTTCCTAAAATGAAATTCAAGGGAGGGCACAACAGCCAACTTCTTTAATCGGGAATCTCACTTCTCATTCTAAGACGACTCAAACCCTTGCGCACACACAAGGAAGGACTCGCGTGAGCATCTCCGGCCGCCCGGAGCGCAGCGGCATTCCCGGCACTGCAGCATTCCCGGCCGGcagcagggccacggcagcacttccaagggaccaggagcagccaTGGGGCTCCAGGTGCTCCCCGCTCCCCGGTGCTGCCAGCGCGgagccgcccgcccgcccctgGAGCCCGCGCTCCCTCAGCGCCCAGCGCGGCCCCTCAGGCGCtgcccccccgccgcccctcacACGCACGctgcccggcggcggcggcagcagcagcggggcggTCTCCCGGTCctcatcctgctcctgctcGTCCTCCTCGCGCCGCTCGCGGGCCGACAGGTACCAGCCGCGGGCGGGCAGCGGCCGGACCCGCCCGGAgccccggggcggcggcgccgccatcgccccccgctcccgccgcgcgCCGCCGAGGGGAGCGCCGGGGGCGGGGTCAGCGGGGGGCGTGGTCATATAATGGGCGTGGCCACACGCGAGGGGCGGGGCCGCTGCTCCCGCCCCGCTGATGGTTCATAGAGGGGCGTGACGTTGTGGGCGTGGTCACCGCGCgggccccgcccctcccggcgcAGCGGCGATGACGCGCGCGCGCGGCGCGGCATGAGGTGAGGGCGGGCGGGGGGGGCAGAATTCCCTGAGGGGAGAACCCAACATTCCCTGAGGGGAGAACGGGATAATCGGGGACCCTGGCGCTGAGGGGGGCGGCGGTGTCTCTCCGTGGGTGCCTCGGGAAGGTGGCGGCAGTGGCCTCCAGCCGGATGCGGCTCTGTCCCGTGGGTTTAATCCAGTACCGGGAGGCGACAGGATGAGAGAGGACACGGCCCCGGGTGGCGGCAGGGAAGGCTTAGTCTGGACTTTGGGGAGGATTTCGTCAGAGAAAAGGCGATCAGGCACTGGAGCGGTGTCCGGAGGCGTTGGGGGAAGGATGGGGCGAGGAGCACGGTGCGTGCTCGGCTCGCCCATCCCAAAAGCCTTTTCCAGCCCATTCCATCCTCTCGGAGCCACACCGCCCGCAGGGAATGCCGCAGCAAAGGCAGCGGGATGCTCAGGGCTCTGGGTGAGGGATTTCTCCTGCCAGAGGCCTGGCGTGTCCGGGGTCGGGGCGGGGACGGGAGCAGGAGAGCCGTGCAGGGGtgggtgggcagggcagggctgtggaggacaagcacacagcccctggggaggggcagggctgagggagcagcGAGAGAAGCGATCTCCTGGCAGAGCCTCTCGGAACGAGCCTTTAAAAATGTCAGGAGAAACGCCAGGCTCCAGCACCGCCTGAACCATTGGCTCCTGCcttggagcaggcagtgccaggcagaAAATTGGGTCCTTTTGGTCTGTCTGTAGTGGAGGAAACCATTTAGAGAAGTGTGAAGCCACTTTTCACACCAGTGCTGaaccagggctcagtggctggagcagacattcctgctgctcctctggacCTTATGGGGGACCCTGCATTTATTAATGACCCTTCTGGCATGCACCTCATGGAGCCCAGATCTCACAGAGCGTGGGACTCCTCACCCCGGGGCACGGCAGGCAGAAATCACCACAGAGGGATCCTGACCACTGCTGCTAATAACTGTTTTCTAGCAACCACTGCTTGGTAATGAATTTTACCAGACACAGGAGGGATCCCGCAGGAGTGGGATCACGACAGTGGAAATCTTTCCATTTGGCTTACTGAGATTAATGTCACATTTATGAGAACAAAGAGAGGTCACTGGTTTTTGGCAGCAGGGGATTATCTCGCCGCTTGAAGTCAGTTAGTGTTTGAGTCTGAAAGTGTGTTTGCAAAATAACAAATTTGCAGCATATATTTCATAATAAAGAGCTTTACTAAACTATTGTGGATTGTTTGGTGCAGATGGAAATTCTGGTTTAAGAGAACAGCAAATCCATGTGATTTGCAGCCTTTTAAATGGAATGATTACATCATGTCTATAAAATGAATAATTTCTCTTCTAGGACTTTGTGGAGATTGGGATACTGTGCCAGACTACTGAAAACTAATCATTTTAGGACAGCTGCATCAAATATATCATTTCCAGCAGTTTGGATGCTGTTGGCACAACATCCTGGCAGAATACCTGGGCTCTTTGTAGTAGTTAAAAAAAACACTTTGTTCACAATGCCCGAAACCGTGGAGGATCAAACTAATCCAGAGCTGTATTTGCCACATCCTGGAGTGCGTGGGATGACAGTGCTCAACAGAGAGGCTTTCAAAAGGACAGTGCTTGTTCCAGCTCTTAAAGTCAAGAAGGAAATTGTGCACAGTGTGCTCAAGTCCCTGAAGCAATCAGTGCTGCAGCGCCCCGGCCTCAAGCGGGTGGTGGAGGATCCAGAGGATGAGGACAGCAGATTTGTTATCCTGGATCCTCACAAAGCGCCGGAATTCTCGCTAGGAGAGCCGGAGCAGCAGGTCCTGGAGCAGCTCGGTGTCCGTGCCGAGGTGTGCAGGTACCACCTGGAGCTGAGCTACGAGAATTTCAAGTCGGAGGAGATCCTGCGAGCCGTCCTTCCCGAGGGCCAGGAGGTCACCTCTGGCTTCAGCCGTGTTGGCCACATTGCTCACTTGAACCTCAGGGACCACCAGCTGCCCTACAGACACTTGATTGGTGGGTGAAACAGCTCCTCTCAGAAAGGTTTTTGTGCCATTTTATATTGAAAAGTTGCTGTTCTGAGGGGCGCAGTTCTCTGCTCTCACAGTTCTCTGCtctcactgccctgggcccgggTGAAGTGTGTGCCTTGGGAAgggcccagctgcagccctggctcatTACAGGGAGGCTGTTCAACACACACTGACTTCTGTTAATTTAGCTGTAAACAGCAGGTTTGCTGTGGCTGTTGTAGAACATTGAAAGGCCCTGGTCCCTTAACCATAATTATCTCCCCCCCTCTCTTTCAGGCCAGGTTATAATGGACAAGAATCCAGGAGTCACCTGTGTAGTGAATAAAACCAATATTATCGACAGCACGTACAGGAATTTTGAAATGGAAGTGCTTGCTGGAGAGAACAACCTGGTGACCAAGGTACAGCCCTTTTCCCCCTGGTGTTTTAAATTTAATGTGCTAGAAGCCAAAGGAATCTTCTGGAGAGGTGTggtgcagggatgctgctgagGCCAGTCCTGTGCACAGTGCCCTTCCTGACCCCTGTCTGAGCCTAAGGGTTGCTGTTATTTCTGCATTCCTTTGTCCTGGTCTGCCAAGGGCAAACTCAGCCACAGGGATCAGGAAGGCGTGTATTCTTCCAGGTTCACAGCCTAGATTTAATGATGTGCATTTGATCTAAGAAAATCCAGTTTCCTAATTTCACCAAGCCTTGTACAGTGGCTGGTACAGGAATTTCTGTCTCACCAACGTAACTTCAGCAACATTTTGCCTTTGCCTTTTTcctctgctgtcagcagcaagACAAACCTCCTGTCTCCTCTGCTCTGACATTTATCAGGTGCAATCACTGTGTAACTGCCAAGTGTGCTTCACTTAGGGTTTCTTGTCTGTACGTGGAAACTTGGCCACTGcttccacaaaaatattttctcttatcTGTTAGCAGCTTTATACTTTCAAAGGAGAAAACATGAGATTTCCAAATAAAAAGTTGAATAGCTTGGTGGAACATCCTGTTCATGCAGAGAGAAGGCCACTGGATGGTCAAGGCAGCAGTGACAATTGAATATTCTGCAGATGGAGTCACCACACACCTGGACACCATGGAGCTGCATCCAGCAGTGCAGACACACTTCAGGCTGTTTCTTGCTGGCAAAGAACGATGTGGTGATCTGGATCCCAGGTTACTTTGGAATCAGACAATTCCACGTGCTGGTGCAGAGAGAGTATTAGCTTGCATCCCATTCTCATCTGCAGAAATACAGTTCCTTTTCAGGTCTGTTCTTGAGATAGTGGTCATCCCAAAGCTTGGGTTTGGATCAGCTTCCAGACTCTGTCACCTTGGGAGATGAAATACAGTATTTTCcaagctgcagaactggctcCCAGTGGCTTTGAATTTGGCTGACGGTTCCTGTTCTTGGGCCTATCATTCTCAGACACTTATTTACTGTGAGCACTTCACAAAGCAGGGCTTGGGGCATCCTTCCAAGGTCTGCTTTCAATAAAGGAGTTGTCAGCCAGCCACAAAGCTCTTGAAAACCCTCAGATTTTTGTAGGGTCATTTTAAGTTGCTGCTTTATTTCCACCTGGTGATTGAGACCTGCCTAAAGCCAGCATAGAGTCAGGATTGACAATGAGGACATGGCTGTTTCTGAGGAGTTGATCTGTTAAAGATTTAAGATCTGTTTATTTGAGATTCACGTGTGCTATCAGTGGACAATGCTGATGTGTGTTACCTTTCGATAAGGCACCGtccttggtttttaattttcttaattagTGATAATGCTTAAATCTGCCTGCCGTTTGAACACAGAGGCTTAAGCAAATGTTGTGGACTTGCAGGTCAGAGAAAACAACCTTGCCTATGAGCTGGACTTCTCCAAGGTGTACTGGAACCCGCGCCTGTGCACGGAGCACGGCCGCGTGGTGCAGCTGCTGCGGGCCGGCGACGTTCTCTTCGACGTCTTCGCCGGCGTCGGCCCCTTCGCCGTCCCCGCGGCCAGGAGGGGGTGCCGAGTGTTTGCCAACGACCTCAACCCCGACTCCTACGCCTGGCTGCTGCACAACTGCAGGCTCAACAAGGTGCACTCCAAGGTGAAGGCGTTCAACATGGACGGCAGGGACTTCCTGCGGGGGCCGGTGAGGGAGGAGCTCAGCAAAGAGCTCCCGCTGCTGAGGGAAGGACAGAAACCCGCGTTCCACATAGTGATGAATCTGCCGGCTCTGGCTGTGGAGTTCCTGGATGTTTTCAGGCATCTCTTGGTCGgggagccctgcagccctgctgaccTCCCCACTGTGCACTGCTACGGGTTCTCCAAACACAGCAACCCAGCCAGAGACATCCAGGAGCGAGCggaagctgtgctgggaacCTCCCTGGCTGGACGCTGTTCCACTTTCCTGGTCAGGAACGTGGCGCCCAGCAAGGAGatgctgtgcctcagcttccagatCCCAGCAGATGTGCTCTACAAGAGGCCCTGCCCTGATGAAGGTAAGGAGCAAACCTcccaggtggcactgggatttTTGTGCTGCCTCGGGCTGCTCCcacctgctcagccctgtgtgccaCTCCAGGAGTGTGACAGCGgcgtggatgtggcactgagcACACAGGTGGCCACAGGACCCACAcgtgtgcagcagctgcagggcttccTGGCTTTGCTAACAGCAGCCTGCTCCTCTGATCCCAGCATGAGCCTCCCAGAAAAATGGTGGACTGGACAGGATCAGCCCACAGGCCATAAACCAGACCTTTATGCCTCAGGTCGAGGCTGAGGGAGCATGGGGACTCAGTGATCCTCTGGGCCCTTCCAGTGCAGGATATTCAGTGGCTCTGATCTAATGCCAAGCACACATCTCTGTTAGCTCAGTCCTTCTGAACTGGAGCTGTGGTTTTGCCCAGATCAGTGCACTTCCAAGGGACTGGTCCCAGCTCTGACCTTCTCCTTGTGCTCGCACAGGCTCAGTGGGGTCTGGAGTCACCACATTAGCAGAATCAGGTTCTGTGCCTGATTGAGTTTAACTGAGACACACATACCCTTGGAGATCTCCAGTGCTGGATTTGGTtgtgtggggggttttttttgtttataattGTTCATTTAAGAAACTGTTGGTTTCAGTGATCTTGGGCTTTGCACTACATgacaaagggagcagagggaggctcTCATCTGCAGGTACATGAACTGGAGGAAAGGAGGTTTTTATAAATCTTTAATGCCATGAAACTTATTTTATGCTCTTTTTGGGTAGCACTGAAATGTAAGTCAAAATGTAGCTCCATACAGGTTTTTGGAGTCTTTTTTGGCTTTCAGTAAAGACCCCCCATTATTGCTCTAAGAGTTTTCATTTGTGCCTGCTAATCCTGATTTTAACTCTCATCTCTTCCTGTTAAATCCCTTAAGAGAGCTCCCTTTTCCAGAGCTTGTGGTAGGTCAGTCTGTTTGCAttaaataatttactttttctAACCTTTTCCAGCAAAACCAGCCTCGAAACGTCTCTGTACCAGCCAGGACTCTTCAGAAGAGAAGGTACTGAGTTGAAGACCGGAGCTAAGGTGACCACCTTAGTTTGTGTAAAGGATGTTTGGGGTGTCTCTCTTTCACCCCTTGAGTTacaaggagcagagctgtgttccCATCGAGTTGCAGCTTCCTGCAGTCACCTTTTCTTCTCATTGTGGGATCGACTGACATTGCCActacaaaaaattaaaactttattCTCTTATAATAAATATGTTTTGGTACCTGCCTGCTCTGTTGTTTCATGCCCTGTGCTAACTCAGTGGCAGGGCCTGGGGTAGTTTTCTGCTGTAGCATTTTGATAATGTGCAGGTTGTGGGGAGAACAGACTTTTATGTCTTGTCAGGTCTTGGAAGGTGACTGACACAACCCCTGCCCTGGATTCTCCCTGACAGATGTTCTGGTTGCAGAATACTGGATTGTGGTTAGCAGATGCACAAACAGCTCTTGTGTAAgcaaggtaacctttcaaaagcTTAACCTGAGATACCAAAACAGCCAGATAGCCCAATATCCTGAGGTTTTGAGTAAAAAATTGTTTCTAACACCAAGATTTAGTTAGGGATTAGTTGACTCCCAACTAGTGTTTGCCCATGGTTAGAGCCAGAAAGACTTTAATGTCTTTTGCACATTTGCAGATGAAGTTCATGCTTACATTGCAGTTCCAGGCTGAAACCAGCACCTGAAAAAGAGCTCTGTCCTCCTGAAACCGTGTCCTCCCGTGCCTTCTGTGcctctgccctctcccagctctccccaccTCTGCCTGCTCCCCTGCTGCAGTCCCTGGATGATCTTTCTGGCTGGCTGCTTGTATTCTGCAGGGATTTGAAAAGCCTCTGCCTTTGATTTCCTTTTCTTACCCATCCAAACTATTGTTGGGCAATGTCAACCACAAATAGTTTATTTGGCCGGAGAGCTCGGCTCGCCCTCTCAGTTTCAGATATTTTCCCTCAGCCCAGGCTCTGAGCTCACGCCCAGCAACCAGATGTCTGTCaccctcctggccctgctgctgtggccccagccctgagcctgctgcatTTTTGGTTCTCACCCAAGCACCACCAAGGGCCACGGATTTGTTTTGCTGGTGGCTCCGTGTGCCGGCCTTTCCTTCCCTTGGCTGCGTGGCCGGGTTCCTGCAGGCTCTCATTTATCAATCCCCAGGGAGCCTGTCCTGTTCCTCCCTGGCCTGCCCCGAGCCCCAGCACTCCTGCTCAGCCTCCACCAccaccctgcagctccagcctgcgagggctctgctccaggcatggctgtgctggggttctgtccctctcctgacacctctgctgctctccagctgctgccctccCCCTTTCCAGAAACATCTGAAGGCAGCTCCTGTTCTCCGGGGCCCCCCACAAACACTGCTGGAGTGATAAGTTCCTCCACCACTCTGGAATGGTGCAGCCACCCTGGGATCCTGCCTGACACAGACTGGGTCCCTGTGACCTCACACTGCACCACAGCCCCAGTTCAGGGCTTGGCACCACTGCACCAGCCCAAACCAGGCTTGGATCACTGTTTCTGGGCCAAGCCTGTAAAATATGTAACTCTGATTTTCGCTAAAGGGTCCCAGGGCGGGGAAGGAGTTGAACTGGTAAAAGTTTTTTCCCCTGAAGGACTGAAGGCCAGTGTTATTCCAGCAGCATAACTTCAGATACCAGTCTAGCAGATACCTCACTATGCTCATAACCAGGGGTTTTCCAGCTTTCTGTGCAGCTGCCAGTTCTGTGTACAAGAAATGACATAATAAATAATAGCAAAGCTACACACAAGTTAATGAGTGTattgaaattataaatattaatatgCATAGGCAGTTCTGCATTCATTAAGGCGTGGGACATTCATATGACCTGGGGCTTTCCAAAGTGAATATGAAGAGATCACTGGTGAGGTGCATCTTTGCCAGTCTGGGTGAGCCTGGGAGAGGGGAGAAAGGAGAACAGAGGAGGGAAGGATCTGATCTCCTTACCTCTGCCTTCAGTAACATTCCTTGTGTGCAGCTGTTCTGGGCACAACCAGGGGGATTTCAAAGGGCAGTGGAAATTTTGCCATCTTCCCCCAGTTTCTTTAATAACAAAACACCAAGTCTGGAATAGATCTCATTCTTCTCTTTATTACAGCATAGAAAAATACATCCATCTAGTGCACTCCTCAGAACAGGATTCAACAGCTATGAGCAGGTGGCCTGTAAAACATGGCCAAGGTGGCTGTCCTCAGCAGCTTCCACCTCCTGCAGTTGGTCACAGCTCCGTTACAAGGAGCAGGCAAGGAATACAAAAAGGATCACATCAGGTGGCAGGATCATCCCCAAAGAAACTCCTGAGTTCCCACCTAAAGAAACTCCTGAGTTTATCACAAAAACGTTGCAAAttgagagaaagaggaaaaagcaaacatacaaaagcaaagcaaaacaaacaaaccccaaaagggAACCCCACAATTTTGGCTACTTCAGTGACTTCACCTTGTATCGAGGTTTCTTAGACTGCTTTTACAGCACCTCAGCTGAAAGACCTTGAGCTAAAGCTTTTTTTCCAAGCAAAGGTAAGAACCAAGTGGCACACAGAGGAAGGATCCCACACAAGAGCTGTGTCAGCATATTTCCAGAGTTTTTTGTCTCATCCAGCTGGCAGGAGGAAAAACCCACTTGTCTAAACTGGGAAAACTAGCTTTATGGGAAGAAAATGCAGGCTTGAATATTGACACTAAATGTTATAATCAAAATGGCATTTAAATGCTTGTGCAAATAAAACCCTGCAATAAGAGTAAAACCACAAACTTTATTAAAGTCTGgctttattgaaaaaaaaatttacaagtGTATTTCTTTAAGCCTCAAACATACACAGCTGAGTTATTCACATCTTCCATTAGATGTGGCTTATTGCTTCAGCCTCCCTCAGCAAAGTGCCACATGACTGACGAGTTTCCCCCTCCACAAGAATGTATCTACCATTTTAGGAAGCTCTGGAGCAGAgggggtttggtttttcccTGTTTCTCACACGCAGCAGAGGGTGCGCGGAGCAGCGAGCGGCGGTGCTGCCCCGGGTCACTCCTCGCCCCGCTGGCTGTCCTGGGTCacaggctgctgtccctggctaGCTGGGGTGCCAGAAGAGCCCGCTGAACGCGTCCTGCAGGGCCCGGTGACAAGCCAGGGAGGACGTGTAGCCCCCAGCCAGGTCCTGCGGAGAGGCGGCTCGAACGTGGGTGAGGTACCTGCAGCAAAGAGCAACATCATTTCAGAGCAGAGGAAACACAGCAGACACCCCTGCAGCTCACGGGACAGCGAGGCTGAGGCTGCTTTCTAGGAGAAAGCAAAGAGATGGAGCTGCCCACTGCCCACATCAGGATAAAACTTCCTGAGTTAAAGCAATGACACACACCTTCAGGCAGGCTGCCCCAAACAGCGCTCTGGGGGCATGGGGCTAAGGGCACCCAGGGGTTTGTGTTCTCTGTGCCCACTCTGGGGGTGGCTCAtttccccatcccacagggccTGCCAAGACAAGGACACCACCAGAAGCTTTCCTGCACTCCCACAGGAACAGGAAGGTTTCAGCTCTGCCACTTAATGCCAGACACTCCCCGAGGCTGACTGTGCTGGTTGCTCTGATGACCACAGGGCTGAGCTTCCTTTGCTTCTCACCTGTGCCTGGAGCCCACTGACCCTGGGAGTCACATCTGTGGGAGGCCACCATCA is part of the Passer domesticus isolate bPasDom1 chromosome 6, bPasDom1.hap1, whole genome shotgun sequence genome and harbors:
- the TRMT5 gene encoding tRNA (guanine(37)-N1)-methyltransferase isoform X5 — protein: MLLAQHPGRIPGLFVVVKKNTLFTMPETVEDQTNPELYLPHPGVRGMTVLNREAFKRTVLVPALKVKKEIVHSVLKSLKQSVLQRPGLKRVVEDPEDEDSRFVILDPHKAPEFSLGEPEQQVLEQLGVRAEVCRYHLELSYENFKSEEILRAVLPEGQEVTSGFSRVGHIAHLNLRDHQLPYRHLIGQVIMDKNPGVTCVVNKTNIIDSTYRNFEMEVLAGENNLVTKVRENNLAYELDFSKVYWNPRLCTEHGRVVQLLRAGDVLFDVFAGVGPFAVPAARRGCRVFANDLNPDSYAWLLHNCRLNKVHSKVKAFNMDGRDFLRGPVREELSKELPLLREGQKPAFHIVMNLPALAVEFLDVFRHLLVGEPCSPADLPTVHCYGFSKHSNPARDIQERAEAVLGTSLAGRCSTFLVRNVAPSKEMLCLSFQIPADVLYKRPCPDEAKPASKRLCTSQDSSEEKVLS